One window from the genome of Cryptomeria japonica chromosome 6, Sugi_1.0, whole genome shotgun sequence encodes:
- the LOC131064149 gene encoding 3'-N-debenzoyl-2'-deoxytaxol N-benzoyltransferase, which produces MEKAGLAEFNVEIVESCLVPPCLPSPRGTLYLSNLDNQPAMRMAFNTLLVYEACEHVLPDPAKTIREALSKVLVYYYPLAGRLRKKEDGKLQVECTGEGVLFVETMVDKNLSILGDLEQLKPSFKQLLFRFPSNTSIENVHPMVLQVNHFTCGGFVVAVSFHHSVFDGRGVGQFLKGLGEMARGHVKSSIEPIWDRELLKPRNILVHDLESIEKKIDSTSHSETAPIYKESIQMSLALDFETIKYVKDGIMSECLGICTTFEIFAALVWRARIKALEFPHTQCVSIYFAVDVRRSFNPPLPNGYYGNGIVAACAQAIVHDIINQPLSYLVNIIKKTKMSLTNKYLRSIIDTEQFPLNVYSNKANTILSDWRWLGFNEVDFGSGTPVNIYPMHWNENGFNLSNVFLFLHSSKRIDFGFNVITWMPPQEFNLFEIEIEAITNKYAMNG; this is translated from the exons ATGGAGAAGGCAGGGTTAGCAGAGTTTAATGTGGAGATTGTGGAGAGTTGCCTTGTGCCACCATGCCTACCTTCGCCCAGAGGGACTCTCTATCTCTCCAACCTTGATAACCAGCCAGCAATGAGAATGGCCTTTAATACGTTGCTTGTATACGAGGCTTGTGAGCATGTTCTGCCAGATCCTGCCAAAACAATCCGAGAAGCTCTGTCAAAGGTGTTGGTGTATTATTATCCTCTGGCTGGGAGATTGAGAAAGAAAGAAGATGGGAAGCTTCAAGTGGAGTGCACAGGAGAAGGTGTTCTCTTTGTGGAAACCATGGTAGACAAGAACCTTTCAATCCTTGGAGATTTGGAGCAGCTCAAGCCATCATTTAAGCAGCTGCTTTTTAGGTTCCCTTCCAATACATCTATTGAGAATGTTCATCCCATGGTTCTTCAG GTAAACCATTTCACATGTGGAGGCTTTGTTGTAGCGGTGAGTTTCCACCATAGTGTATTTGATGGACGAGGGGTAGGGCAATTTCTTAAAGGTCTTGGAGAGATGGCTAGAGGACATGTAAAGTCATCTATTGAACCAATATGGGATAGAGAGCTTCTTAAACCAAGGAACATATTAGTTCATGACTTAGAATCCATTGAAAAAAAAATAGACAGTACATCTCACTCAGAGACAGCTCCAATATATAAAGAATCAATTCAAATGTCTCTTGCCTTAGACTTTGAGACGATAAAATATGTGAAAGATGGAATTATGTCAGAATGTTTGGGTATTTGTACTACATTTGAAATTTTTGCAGCTCTGGTTTGGCGAGCAAGGATCAAGGCACTTGAATTTCCACATACTCAATGTGTTAGTATTTACTTTGCAGTAGATGTGAGGAGATCATTTAATCCCCCACTGCCAAATGGATACTATGGAAATGGTATTGTTGCTGCATGTGCACAAGCTATTGTCCAtgatatcataaaccaaccactttCATATCTAGTGAATAttataaagaaaacaaagatgTCACTAACTAACAAGTATCTTAGATCAATAATTGATACAGAACAATTTCCATTAAATGTTTATAGCAACAAAGCTAATACAATTTTGAGTGATTGGAGGTGGTTGGGATTCAATGAAGTTGACTTTGGATCAGGAACTCCAGTGAATATATATCCTATGCACTGGAATGAGAATGGATTTAACTTATCAAATGTTTTTCTCTTCCTCCATTCTTCTAAGAGGATAGATTTTGGATTTAATGTGATAACATGGATGCCTCCTCAAGAATTCAATTTatttgaaattgaaatagaagCCATCACCAACAAATATGCTATGAATGGTTAG